In the genome of Hymenobacter cellulosivorans, one region contains:
- a CDS encoding translocation/assembly module TamB domain-containing protein has protein sequence MAFVLLLVIVAVVALQFPATQDFVARKAEGYLRDKLGTEVRIGKFRTDFRNAIAFDNVYLEDQQRDTLLSVGHLGVNLDLWSLTKSQINVKSVELNDGTLHIKRTEPDSVSNYDFIVAAFATGDTATAAPADSTGGFKYNIGDLHLSNIFLTYQDQVDGNDIRAKVGDLAVAMDEVDVDQSIYRINTAALKNTSVGIVQSKVPPDTPSEPLTTTFGLNSAALNNVSLTYRNNVAAQFISTRIGEAEATADNIDLIKSRVDLNTLRLRNTSFAYAQNENVPVEQRVVNPAEAVRDLNESVEKATGSATSWVVTLKKSDVSGVDVAFDNFNQPRQRTRVPGMDYNHLKFTDLVLNTENLSYSENSTTGRIVNLAGKEQSGFQVQSATADVIFDSVQTRLDNLDLQTPHTRIRQTLAMRYKSLDALADTKQLPNLGIEGDLRNVRLGFRDILYLAPDLAGTAPFNTGPNQSVLVSGRVSGRVGDMRIQNLEFVGFRNTVVKASGRIVGLPETDRRLYTDLNIAQFTTSDADIKSLLPKGTIPAEYRLPGRMTVAGTFKGRPTAQVFDANLRATTSFGNATAKVDMGEGPKGQEPINATFTTQGLDVGKFLRDPTIGKVTANGRLTARGLDPAQMRGKLVANVQSARYNGYNYRGITANVDIDRQIYKVDARSKDDPNLNLDLLATVNLRDANNPTYTVDRLNLRGANLTALGFYTGGDLRIQGDLQANISGSDLNSLNGTFSGRRIVIVKDKQPFALDSLNGRILQRPGRTEVDFASNVLDATLRGNTRLGDLALELQRHIDRYFDLPGVRYTASNVYRQFTFDANLKNPKIATQLVPGLKQISPFKLTGSYDSRAANLTVNSRIPLIVYDAYRLDSLRFNVTSDPQKLDYALRLRQASQDTSLRLPNPSLTGSIANNKIGTNLRIAESDSVQRLNVAGVLQVFNQGDAYAFSFGPNLVLDNQKWDVAPDNEVRYTTATGAIFARNVRLSQGNQVLALQTLPGAQYPLQATITNFDLNGLAKAGGMPDSMVAGTINGQAVALSIGQPRQAFTADLALTNFAYNKALIGDVTLKATNPTPDRYNVDARLTNAAGTDVRAIGYYLATPPSPIQFAITVNRFDIKSAEAFSAGQLRESVGGITGNLAVSGTVSQPVIRGAITTTPDAGFTVSQLGAPYRLPSQTVNFSEQGLTFDNFTVIDSVGNKAVASGTVFTRNYIDDYRFNLNVVTDKFLAIQSSQRDNPLFYGRLVVDSDTRITGNLNLPVVRTRAVVAEGSDLKVAVPNDEAGQVSSEGIVQFVDFSAPVDTALARQIAQDTVKTASGYDITATVTVNDNTPFTIIIDQASGDNLQVRAAGTLRTAIDPSGTITLNGRLDVTEGKYAMSLYDLASREFDIAKGSTISWTGDPYNAQLNVSAIYNVKAPPAELLSAQGGNDETLNAVSRNQLPFQVYLNVTGELLKPIISFDIKLPESARSELRGPIEARLAQLRQPSESTELNKQVFSLLVLNRFLAQDPFKSSSGSIVANQLRGSASQVLTQQLNNLTGSYLSNLGVELGVNSYADYSSGAEKTRTDLNVAVRRQLLNNRLTVRLGTDVPLGGGNQASTGQNQAGVSSFAGDVSVEYNVLANGRIRLRAFRNNAYGDIDGQFVRTGASLIFQRDYRDLADLFKGIDDVVKEEVKQERRQRRREKKTAPDSTQTPGALTRRDSVRATPPTTSSR, from the coding sequence GTGGCCTTTGTGCTGCTGCTGGTAATCGTGGCCGTGGTGGCTTTGCAATTTCCCGCGACGCAGGACTTCGTGGCCCGCAAGGCCGAAGGCTATCTGCGCGACAAGCTGGGCACGGAAGTGCGCATCGGCAAGTTCCGCACCGACTTCCGCAATGCCATTGCCTTCGACAACGTCTATCTGGAAGATCAGCAGCGCGATACGCTGCTCTCGGTTGGCCACTTGGGGGTGAATCTGGACTTGTGGTCCTTGACCAAGTCGCAAATCAACGTCAAGTCGGTGGAGCTCAACGACGGTACGCTGCATATCAAACGTACTGAGCCCGACAGCGTTTCGAACTACGACTTTATCGTGGCCGCCTTTGCCACCGGCGACACGGCCACGGCGGCCCCGGCCGACTCGACCGGCGGTTTTAAGTACAACATTGGCGACCTGCACTTATCCAACATCTTCCTGACCTACCAGGACCAGGTCGATGGCAACGACATCCGCGCCAAAGTAGGCGACCTGGCCGTGGCCATGGACGAAGTAGACGTAGACCAGTCGATTTACCGCATCAACACGGCCGCGCTGAAGAACACCAGTGTGGGCATTGTGCAAAGCAAGGTGCCGCCAGACACCCCTTCGGAGCCCCTGACCACGACCTTCGGGCTGAACAGCGCTGCGCTCAACAACGTGAGCCTGACCTACCGCAACAACGTGGCGGCCCAGTTTATCAGCACCCGCATCGGCGAGGCCGAAGCCACGGCCGACAACATCGACTTGATTAAGTCGCGCGTGGACTTAAACACATTGCGGCTGCGCAATACCTCGTTTGCCTACGCTCAGAACGAAAATGTGCCGGTCGAGCAGCGGGTAGTAAACCCGGCCGAAGCCGTGCGGGATTTGAACGAATCGGTAGAAAAAGCCACAGGCTCGGCTACGAGCTGGGTTGTGACGCTCAAGAAGTCGGATGTCAGCGGCGTGGACGTGGCCTTCGACAACTTCAACCAGCCCCGGCAGCGCACCCGCGTACCGGGTATGGACTACAATCACCTTAAGTTCACGGATCTGGTGCTGAACACGGAGAACCTGTCGTACTCCGAGAACAGCACCACGGGCCGCATCGTGAACCTGGCCGGCAAGGAGCAAAGCGGCTTCCAGGTGCAGAGCGCTACGGCCGACGTCATCTTCGACTCGGTGCAGACCCGCCTCGACAACCTGGATTTGCAGACGCCCCACACCCGCATCCGTCAGACCCTGGCTATGCGCTACAAGAGCCTTGATGCCCTGGCCGATACCAAGCAGCTGCCCAACCTGGGCATCGAAGGCGACCTGCGCAACGTACGCCTGGGCTTCCGCGACATTCTGTACCTGGCTCCTGATCTGGCCGGCACGGCTCCGTTTAACACCGGCCCGAATCAGTCGGTGCTGGTGAGCGGCCGGGTGAGTGGGCGCGTAGGGGATATGCGGATTCAGAACCTGGAATTCGTAGGCTTCCGCAACACGGTGGTGAAGGCCAGCGGCCGGATTGTGGGCTTGCCCGAAACCGACCGGCGCCTCTACACCGACCTCAACATTGCCCAGTTCACGACTTCCGACGCGGATATTAAGAGTCTGCTGCCCAAGGGCACGATTCCGGCCGAGTACCGCCTGCCCGGCCGCATGACGGTGGCCGGTACCTTTAAAGGCCGTCCCACGGCCCAGGTGTTCGACGCCAACCTGCGGGCTACCACCAGCTTCGGCAACGCCACGGCTAAGGTAGATATGGGCGAAGGACCCAAAGGCCAGGAACCCATCAACGCGACCTTCACCACCCAGGGCCTCGACGTGGGCAAGTTTCTACGGGACCCCACCATTGGCAAAGTCACCGCCAACGGCCGCCTCACTGCCCGGGGCCTCGACCCCGCCCAGATGCGCGGCAAGTTGGTCGCCAACGTGCAGAGTGCCCGCTACAACGGCTATAACTACCGCGGCATCACGGCCAACGTGGACATCGACCGGCAGATATACAAGGTGGACGCCCGCAGCAAGGACGACCCCAACCTGAACCTGGACTTGCTGGCTACCGTGAACCTGCGCGACGCCAACAACCCGACCTATACCGTAGACCGGCTCAACCTGCGCGGGGCCAACCTGACGGCCCTGGGTTTCTACACCGGTGGCGACCTGCGCATTCAGGGCGACCTGCAAGCCAACATCAGCGGCTCGGATTTGAACTCGCTCAACGGCACGTTCTCGGGCCGGCGCATCGTCATTGTGAAGGACAAGCAGCCCTTCGCCCTCGACTCGCTCAACGGTCGGATTCTGCAGCGGCCAGGCCGTACCGAGGTGGACTTTGCTTCCAACGTGCTCGACGCTACCCTGCGCGGCAACACCCGCCTGGGCGACCTGGCCTTGGAACTACAGCGCCACATCGACCGGTACTTCGATTTGCCCGGGGTGCGCTACACGGCTTCCAACGTCTACCGGCAGTTTACCTTCGACGCCAACCTGAAGAATCCGAAAATTGCTACCCAGCTGGTGCCGGGCCTCAAGCAGATTTCGCCCTTCAAGCTGACCGGCAGCTACGACAGCCGCGCCGCCAACCTGACCGTAAACAGCCGGATTCCGTTGATTGTGTACGACGCTTACCGTCTGGACTCGCTGCGGTTCAACGTTACCTCGGACCCGCAGAAGCTGGACTATGCCCTGCGGCTGCGCCAGGCCAGCCAGGATACGTCCCTGCGTTTGCCCAATCCCAGCCTGACCGGCAGCATTGCCAACAATAAAATCGGCACCAACCTGCGCATCGCCGAATCCGACAGTGTGCAGCGCCTCAACGTGGCCGGGGTACTCCAGGTCTTCAACCAGGGTGACGCCTATGCTTTCAGCTTCGGCCCCAACCTGGTGCTCGACAACCAGAAGTGGGACGTGGCCCCCGACAACGAGGTACGCTACACTACGGCCACCGGGGCCATTTTCGCGCGTAATGTGCGGCTCAGCCAGGGCAACCAGGTGCTGGCCCTGCAAACCCTGCCCGGCGCCCAGTATCCGCTGCAAGCCACCATCACCAACTTCGACCTGAACGGCTTGGCCAAAGCGGGCGGTATGCCCGACTCCATGGTAGCCGGCACCATCAACGGGCAGGCCGTGGCATTGAGCATCGGGCAGCCCCGGCAGGCCTTTACGGCTGATTTGGCCCTAACCAACTTTGCTTATAACAAAGCCCTGATTGGGGACGTGACGCTGAAAGCCACTAACCCTACGCCGGACCGCTACAACGTGGACGCCCGCCTGACCAACGCTGCCGGCACCGACGTGCGGGCTATAGGCTACTATCTGGCCACGCCGCCCAGCCCGATTCAGTTTGCTATTACCGTCAACCGTTTCGACATTAAATCGGCCGAGGCCTTCTCGGCCGGGCAGTTGCGCGAATCGGTAGGCGGCATTACCGGCAACTTGGCCGTGAGCGGCACCGTGAGCCAGCCCGTTATCCGCGGGGCTATTACCACTACTCCCGACGCGGGCTTTACCGTGAGCCAGCTGGGTGCTCCTTACCGCCTGCCCAGCCAGACGGTAAACTTCAGCGAGCAGGGCCTGACCTTCGACAACTTCACGGTAATCGACTCGGTGGGCAACAAGGCGGTGGCGTCGGGTACGGTGTTTACCCGCAACTACATCGACGACTACCGCTTCAACCTGAACGTGGTAACCGACAAGTTCCTGGCCATTCAAAGCTCCCAGCGTGACAATCCGTTGTTCTACGGCCGTTTGGTCGTGGATTCGGACACGCGTATTACCGGCAACCTGAACCTACCCGTGGTGCGTACCCGGGCCGTAGTGGCCGAGGGCTCCGACCTGAAGGTGGCCGTGCCCAACGACGAGGCCGGGCAGGTGTCGAGTGAGGGCATCGTGCAATTCGTGGACTTCAGCGCGCCCGTCGATACCGCCCTGGCCCGGCAGATAGCGCAGGACACGGTGAAAACGGCTTCCGGCTACGACATTACGGCCACCGTGACCGTGAACGACAACACGCCCTTCACCATCATTATCGACCAGGCCTCGGGCGACAACCTGCAGGTGCGCGCGGCCGGCACGCTCCGGACCGCCATTGACCCCAGCGGTACCATCACGCTCAACGGCCGCCTCGACGTGACCGAGGGCAAGTACGCCATGTCGCTCTACGACCTGGCCTCCCGCGAATTCGACATTGCCAAGGGCAGCACCATTTCCTGGACCGGCGACCCGTATAACGCCCAGCTCAACGTGTCGGCTATCTACAACGTGAAGGCCCCGCCGGCCGAGCTGCTCTCGGCTCAGGGTGGCAACGATGAAACCCTGAACGCGGTAAGCCGCAACCAGCTGCCGTTTCAGGTATACCTGAACGTGACCGGCGAGCTGCTCAAGCCTATCATCAGCTTTGATATCAAGCTGCCCGAAAGTGCCCGCAGTGAGTTGCGGGGCCCCATCGAAGCCCGTCTGGCCCAGCTGCGCCAGCCTAGTGAAAGCACTGAGCTCAACAAGCAGGTATTCTCGCTGCTGGTGCTGAACCGCTTTCTGGCCCAGGACCCCTTCAAGTCGAGCAGCGGCAGCATCGTGGCCAACCAGCTGCGGGGCTCGGCCAGCCAAGTGCTTACCCAGCAGCTCAACAACCTGACGGGTAGCTACCTGTCGAACCTGGGAGTGGAGCTGGGCGTGAATTCCTACGCCGACTACTCCTCGGGGGCTGAGAAAACCCGCACCGACCTGAATGTGGCCGTGCGCCGGCAGCTGCTTAACAACCGCCTTACCGTGCGCCTCGGTACTGATGTGCCCCTGGGCGGCGGCAACCAGGCTTCTACCGGCCAGAACCAGGCCGGCGTGAGCAGCTTCGCCGGCGACGTGAGCGTGGAGTACAACGTGCTGGCCAACGGCCGTATCCGCCTGCGGGCCTTTCGCAACAACGCCTACGGCGACATCGACGGGCAATTCGTGCGCACCGGCGCTTCGCTCATCTTCCAGCGTGACTACCGCGACCTGGCCGACCTCTTCAAGGGCATCGACGACGTGGTAAAGGAAGAAGTGAAGCAGGAACGGCGGCAGCGGCGGCGGGAAAAGAAAACCGCCCCCGACTCGACCCAGACGCCCGGTGCCCTCACTCGCCGCGACTCGGTGCGCGCCACGCCGCCCACTACCTCCAGCCGTTAA
- a CDS encoding 4-alpha-glucanotransferase — MILRFTLPFHTAWGQRLVVCGSEPSLGSWNLAQALNLHYSPASGIWSQEISLPDDQAGTVEYKYILLDERTGNEDWEWGENRRVEYDGRQFSRIVREDYWRAAAQPENELHTAAFTQALMRRPARPAGKATPAPARLADSVVRFQLVAPRVDSDHQLCVLGSDPALGAWDARKAIILSDSSYPTWTADVALEHPERTTQYKYGVWDPREKKILHLEAGDDRVISPSADRKTLRVRADEGFRYPTGHWRGAGVALPVFALRSRRGLGVGEFPDLKLLIDWAASTGLKMVQILPINDTTATHTWVDSYPYAAISVFALHPQYLNLDEIAEFREVADRQELDKLRDEFNELDFVDYEPVMKAKWQFIKTLYQQEKATFLADPEFQAFREEQKSWLVPYAAFSALRDRFHTADFSQWPAEFQTPRNLDELTAETQPDFDEFGLHFFTQFHLDKQLREAVEHARQSGVVMKGDLPIGIYRHSADAWTQPELYHMDQQAGAPPDDFSTTGQNWRFPTYNWERMAEDGYLWWKQRMSHLARYFDALRIDHILGFFRIWEMPGHSVEGLLGHFSPALPLHRHEIEQRIGWFDYARLCEPYIRWHILTDIFKEQAEAVKNEFLDEASYGVFHLKEHVRTQRQIEAIFDQKIAADPLNTEHYVWLRTSLYKLVNEVLFVPAEQQPDFYHPRITLPKTYSFRELDEQTRHRLHDLYNDFFYRRHEEFWRDQGMVKLPAVRYATNMLICGEDLGMVPESVPGVMKALGILGLNIQRMPSDPSVEFGHPNAAPYLSVVSPGSHDMSTVRGWWEEDPIQTQRFFENTLGHWGEAAPYYCEPWVAREITLQHLHSPAMWAVFPLQDLLAMDADLRRKNPLDEQINVPSNPTHFWKYRLHLNLEDLVQEIGFNHEVQQLVIQSRRLQVY, encoded by the coding sequence ATGATTCTTCGTTTTACCCTGCCCTTCCACACTGCCTGGGGCCAGCGGCTGGTAGTATGCGGCTCCGAACCCAGCCTGGGTTCCTGGAACCTGGCCCAGGCCCTGAACCTGCATTATAGCCCGGCCTCCGGTATCTGGAGCCAGGAAATCAGCCTGCCCGACGACCAGGCCGGCACGGTAGAGTACAAGTACATCCTGCTGGATGAGCGCACCGGTAACGAAGACTGGGAATGGGGCGAAAACCGCCGGGTAGAATACGACGGTCGGCAGTTCAGCCGCATTGTGCGGGAAGACTACTGGCGGGCCGCGGCCCAGCCCGAAAATGAGCTGCACACCGCGGCCTTTACCCAGGCCCTGATGCGCCGCCCGGCCCGGCCCGCCGGTAAAGCCACTCCAGCACCGGCCCGTCTGGCCGATTCGGTAGTGCGCTTCCAGCTGGTAGCCCCGCGTGTGGATTCTGACCACCAGCTCTGCGTGCTCGGCTCCGACCCGGCCCTGGGCGCCTGGGATGCCCGCAAGGCCATTATTCTCTCCGACAGCAGCTACCCGACCTGGACTGCCGACGTGGCCCTGGAACACCCCGAGCGCACGACGCAGTACAAGTATGGCGTCTGGGACCCACGGGAAAAGAAGATTCTGCACCTGGAAGCCGGCGACGACCGGGTTATTTCGCCTTCGGCCGACCGCAAAACCCTGCGCGTGCGGGCCGACGAAGGCTTCCGCTACCCCACCGGGCACTGGCGCGGGGCCGGCGTGGCCTTGCCGGTTTTTGCTTTGCGCAGCCGCCGCGGCCTGGGCGTAGGCGAGTTTCCCGACCTGAAGCTGCTCATCGACTGGGCCGCCAGCACCGGGCTGAAAATGGTGCAGATTCTGCCCATCAACGATACCACCGCTACCCACACCTGGGTTGATTCCTACCCATACGCGGCCATTTCGGTCTTTGCCCTGCACCCGCAATACCTCAACCTGGACGAAATTGCCGAGTTCCGGGAAGTAGCCGACCGCCAGGAGCTGGACAAGCTGCGCGACGAGTTCAACGAGCTGGACTTCGTGGACTACGAGCCGGTGATGAAGGCCAAGTGGCAGTTCATCAAGACCTTGTACCAGCAGGAGAAAGCCACATTCCTGGCTGACCCCGAGTTTCAGGCTTTCCGCGAGGAGCAGAAAAGCTGGCTGGTACCCTACGCGGCCTTCTCCGCGCTGCGGGACCGGTTCCACACCGCCGACTTCTCCCAGTGGCCTGCCGAGTTCCAGACGCCCCGGAACCTGGACGAGCTGACAGCCGAAACCCAGCCGGACTTCGACGAGTTTGGCCTGCACTTCTTCACCCAGTTTCACCTCGATAAGCAGCTGCGCGAGGCCGTGGAGCATGCCCGTCAGAGCGGGGTGGTAATGAAAGGCGACCTGCCCATCGGCATCTACCGCCACTCGGCCGACGCCTGGACCCAGCCCGAGCTCTACCACATGGACCAGCAGGCCGGCGCCCCGCCAGACGACTTCTCCACCACCGGCCAGAACTGGCGCTTCCCGACCTACAACTGGGAGCGGATGGCCGAGGATGGCTACCTGTGGTGGAAGCAGCGCATGAGCCACCTGGCCCGCTACTTCGACGCCCTGCGCATCGACCATATCCTGGGCTTTTTCCGAATTTGGGAAATGCCCGGCCACTCAGTGGAGGGCTTGCTGGGTCACTTCTCCCCGGCTTTGCCCCTGCACCGCCACGAAATCGAGCAGCGCATCGGCTGGTTTGACTACGCCCGGCTGTGTGAGCCCTACATCCGCTGGCACATCCTGACCGACATCTTCAAGGAGCAGGCCGAAGCGGTGAAAAACGAGTTCCTGGACGAGGCTAGCTACGGCGTATTTCACCTCAAGGAGCACGTGCGTACCCAGCGCCAGATTGAGGCCATTTTCGACCAGAAAATAGCCGCTGATCCGCTTAACACCGAGCACTACGTGTGGCTGCGCACCAGCCTCTACAAGCTGGTAAACGAGGTACTGTTTGTACCCGCCGAGCAGCAGCCCGACTTCTACCACCCGCGCATCACGCTGCCCAAAACCTACTCCTTCCGGGAGCTGGATGAGCAGACCCGCCACCGCCTCCACGACCTCTACAACGACTTTTTCTACCGGCGGCACGAGGAGTTCTGGCGCGACCAGGGCATGGTGAAGCTGCCAGCCGTACGCTACGCCACCAACATGCTCATCTGCGGCGAAGACCTGGGCATGGTGCCCGAGTCGGTGCCGGGTGTGATGAAGGCCCTGGGCATCCTGGGCCTCAACATCCAGCGCATGCCCTCCGACCCTAGCGTAGAGTTTGGTCATCCCAACGCGGCACCTTACCTGTCGGTGGTTAGCCCTGGCTCCCACGACATGAGCACGGTGCGGGGCTGGTGGGAAGAAGACCCCATCCAGACCCAGCGTTTCTTCGAAAACACCCTGGGCCACTGGGGTGAGGCCGCGCCGTATTACTGTGAACCCTGGGTGGCCCGCGAAATCACGCTGCAGCACTTGCACTCCCCGGCCATGTGGGCCGTATTTCCGCTCCAGGATTTGCTGGCCATGGACGCCGACCTGCGCCGTAAAAATCCGCTCGACGAGCAGATCAATGTGCCCAGCAACCCAACCCACTTCTGGAAGTACCGCCTGCACCTGAACCTGGAAGACCTGGTACAGGAAATAGGCTTCAACCACGAGGTGCAGCAGTTGGTAATCCAGAGCCGCCGCTTGCAGGTGTACTAA